Proteins from a genomic interval of Chitinophagales bacterium:
- the rsgA gene encoding ribosome small subunit-dependent GTPase A: MKGRVLKSMGKWYIVQPENQDLPAIECQIKGKIRLDELKTTNPIAVGDWVEMEEGTGMISSIYERENYIIRQSPRHYWQRQIIAANLDQALLVLTFSNPRTSLGFVDRFLVTAEMYGVPTVLVFNKQDAYTEEDMEKYEEAKVTYENLGYTCILVSAETGFQLEKLEAQMKGKVSLVTGHSGVGKSTIINHFMPDLELSTNTISKFSGKGKHTTTFATMHELGEDTYLIDTPGIKEFGLVYTEIEEVAGYFREFKPLLNQCRFNNCLHRNEPKCAVKEAVVNDEIAMSRYSNYLHILDNIEEIDYWERNK, translated from the coding sequence TTGAAAGGAAGAGTTTTAAAATCAATGGGTAAATGGTACATCGTTCAGCCCGAAAATCAAGATTTACCCGCTATTGAATGTCAAATAAAGGGCAAAATACGTTTGGATGAATTGAAAACAACCAATCCTATTGCAGTCGGTGATTGGGTTGAAATGGAAGAAGGTACAGGAATGATTTCTTCTATTTATGAGCGAGAAAACTACATCATTCGTCAATCTCCTCGTCATTATTGGCAGCGTCAAATCATTGCTGCCAATCTCGACCAGGCCTTGTTGGTCTTGACCTTCTCCAATCCTCGAACATCGCTGGGTTTTGTGGACCGTTTTTTGGTGACAGCCGAAATGTATGGTGTGCCTACTGTATTGGTATTCAATAAACAAGATGCTTATACGGAGGAGGATATGGAGAAGTACGAAGAAGCAAAGGTGACTTATGAAAACTTGGGTTATACCTGTATTCTGGTTTCTGCTGAAACGGGTTTTCAACTGGAAAAATTGGAGGCGCAAATGAAGGGCAAGGTGAGTTTGGTGACGGGGCATTCGGGCGTGGGTAAATCCACGATTATCAATCACTTTATGCCTGACTTGGAGCTTTCGACCAACACCATATCGAAATTTAGCGGCAAAGGAAAACACACCACAACTTTTGCTACGATGCACGAATTGGGTGAAGATACTTACCTGATTGATACGCCTGGTATCAAGGAGTTTGGCTTGGTTTATACGGAGATTGAAGAAGTAGCTGGTTATTTCCGAGAGTTTAAACCTTTGCTGAACCAATGTCGTTTTAACAATTGTCTGCACCGCAATGAACCAAAATGTGCGGTGAAAGAGGCTGTCGTCAATGACGAAATTGCCATGTCTCGCTATTCCAACTATTTACACATTCTGGACAATATTGAAGAAATAGATTATTGGGAGCGGAATAAGTAA
- a CDS encoding NADPH-dependent 2,4-dienoyl-CoA reductase yields MYDKLLSPLDLGFTTLKNRVLMGSMHTNLEEIKGGLERAAVFYAERAKGQVGLIVTGGIAPNLEGAVSFHASKLTTMEEVEAHKVIPAAVHKEGGKICMQILHSGRYAYHNKGVAPSAVRAPINPFTPKALSSEEIEQTIEDYVHCAAMAQLAGYDGVEVMGSEGYFINQFIVQRTNRRTDEWGGSYENRIKLPIEIVRRTRERVGENFIIIYRLSMLDLVEGGSTWEEVVQLAKAIEAAGATIINTGIGWHEARVPTIGTVVPKGGFAWVTKRMMGEVNIPLVATNRINMPDVAEQILEEGCADMVSMARPFLADENLVLKAMENRAHEINTCIACNQACLDHTFNGQLTSCLVNPRACHETELNFEPTANPKKIAVVGAGPAGLAAATIAAERGHEVYLFEAASEIGGQFNMAKVIPGKEEYAETIRYYDAMIQKHGVELKLNHRVSAEELKEGNYDEIILATGVLPRKLTFEGIDHPKVLNYAEVLYDKKTVGKSVAIVGAGGIGFDVAEFLAHEGKLPSLDTELYMEEWGVDMDYKTAGSLEVPKPSPSAREIFLLKRSKGKHGKDLGRTTGWIHRASLQMKRVNMLANVTYHKVDDVGLHISVMDEYRVLEVDNVVICAGQVPLRNLYDVLKESGQAVHLIGGANVAAELDAKKAIKEASYLVATL; encoded by the coding sequence ATGTACGACAAACTACTATCTCCTCTTGACCTCGGTTTTACGACATTGAAGAATCGGGTATTGATGGGTTCGATGCACACCAATTTGGAGGAAATCAAAGGCGGATTGGAGCGAGCCGCTGTTTTTTATGCAGAACGTGCCAAAGGGCAAGTTGGGCTGATTGTAACAGGCGGAATTGCTCCGAATTTGGAGGGAGCAGTGAGTTTCCATGCTTCAAAATTGACGACTATGGAAGAGGTCGAAGCGCACAAAGTGATTCCAGCAGCAGTTCACAAAGAAGGCGGCAAGATTTGTATGCAGATTTTGCACAGTGGTCGCTACGCCTATCACAACAAAGGAGTTGCGCCTTCGGCAGTGCGTGCGCCTATCAATCCTTTTACGCCAAAGGCTTTGAGTAGTGAGGAAATCGAACAGACAATTGAAGACTATGTACACTGTGCAGCAATGGCACAGTTGGCAGGTTATGATGGGGTAGAAGTGATGGGTTCGGAGGGTTATTTTATCAATCAATTCATTGTGCAGCGTACCAATCGCCGAACGGATGAATGGGGTGGCAGCTACGAAAATCGCATCAAATTGCCGATTGAGATTGTGCGCCGTACCAGAGAACGAGTGGGCGAAAACTTCATCATTATTTACCGCCTTTCGATGTTGGATTTGGTAGAAGGAGGCAGCACTTGGGAGGAAGTGGTGCAACTGGCGAAAGCGATTGAAGCGGCTGGTGCAACGATTATCAACACGGGCATCGGTTGGCACGAAGCGAGAGTCCCAACGATTGGTACGGTTGTACCGAAAGGTGGTTTTGCGTGGGTGACGAAGCGCATGATGGGTGAGGTGAACATTCCTTTGGTGGCTACGAACCGCATCAACATGCCCGATGTGGCAGAGCAGATTTTGGAGGAGGGTTGTGCGGATATGGTGTCGATGGCTCGCCCGTTTTTGGCGGATGAAAATCTGGTTCTCAAAGCAATGGAAAATCGAGCGCACGAAATCAATACCTGCATTGCCTGCAATCAGGCCTGTTTGGATCATACCTTCAATGGTCAATTGACTTCTTGTTTGGTGAATCCTCGTGCCTGTCACGAAACGGAATTGAACTTTGAGCCGACTGCGAATCCCAAAAAAATTGCAGTAGTCGGTGCTGGACCTGCGGGTTTGGCGGCAGCTACAATTGCAGCAGAGAGAGGGCATGAGGTGTATTTGTTTGAAGCGGCAAGCGAGATTGGCGGTCAGTTCAACATGGCGAAAGTGATTCCTGGGAAAGAGGAATATGCAGAAACGATTCGCTACTACGATGCGATGATTCAAAAACATGGAGTTGAGTTGAAGTTGAATCACCGAGTGAGTGCGGAGGAATTGAAGGAAGGAAACTACGATGAAATCATTTTAGCGACAGGCGTTTTACCTCGAAAATTGACTTTTGAAGGTATTGACCATCCCAAAGTATTGAATTACGCAGAGGTATTGTACGACAAAAAAACTGTGGGTAAAAGTGTGGCGATTGTAGGAGCTGGTGGTATTGGCTTCGATGTGGCGGAGTTTTTGGCACATGAGGGTAAATTGCCAAGCCTTGACACTGAGCTGTATATGGAAGAATGGGGCGTGGATATGGACTACAAAACGGCGGGTTCTTTGGAAGTGCCAAAGCCTTCTCCTTCTGCTAGAGAGATTTTCCTCCTCAAACGCTCGAAAGGCAAACATGGCAAGGATTTGGGTCGAACAACTGGATGGATTCATCGTGCGAGTCTGCAAATGAAGCGGGTGAATATGTTGGCGAATGTGACTTATCACAAAGTGGATGATGTGGGTTTGCATATTTCGGTGATGGATGAATACCGAGTTTTGGAGGTCGACAACGTGGTGATTTGTGCGGGTCAAGTGCCTTTGCGGAATTTGTACGATGTTTTGAAGGAAAGCGGTCAGGCGGTGCATTTGATTGGAGGAGCGAATGTGGCGGCAGAATTAGATGCGAAGAAGGCGATTAAGGAGGCTAGTTATTTGGTGGCTACTTTGTAG
- a CDS encoding DUF6252 family protein, translating into MKLNILIFTLLIGSLLVMNGCGDDSFSCEDGKQNQGETGIDCGGPCPNCAYMRTCTDGIQNGEELGVDCGGPCPAACPDQPTTPVINAVFEAEVNGTAWSAKEAGGDIVNETLTISGLDSDGIGNDFTITITYSEEFTTRSGNFDMITNTAFITGTGINGDCIAQTGTVTFSKFDMTNRLVSGTFSFTCQDADGIEVAVSNGKFENIPF; encoded by the coding sequence ATGAAACTTAACATCTTAATTTTCACTCTACTAATCGGTAGTCTTTTGGTCATGAACGGTTGTGGCGATGATAGTTTTTCTTGTGAAGATGGCAAACAAAATCAAGGTGAAACAGGCATTGATTGTGGTGGACCTTGTCCCAATTGTGCTTATATGCGTACCTGTACGGATGGTATTCAAAACGGCGAAGAATTGGGGGTGGATTGTGGTGGGCCTTGTCCTGCTGCTTGTCCCGACCAACCTACAACTCCTGTAATCAATGCCGTTTTTGAAGCAGAGGTGAACGGCACTGCTTGGTCTGCAAAAGAGGCTGGCGGTGATATTGTAAATGAAACACTGACTATTTCAGGCTTGGATAGTGATGGTATAGGAAATGACTTCACTATTACCATCACTTATAGCGAAGAATTTACTACCCGCTCAGGCAACTTTGACATGATTACGAATACCGCATTCATTACAGGAACGGGTATCAATGGTGATTGTATTGCTCAAACAGGCACAGTCACTTTCTCTAAGTTCGATATGACAAATCGATTGGTTTCAGGTACTTTTTCGTTTACTTGTCAAGATGCAGATGGAATAGAAGTAGCTGTTTCTAACGGTAAATTTGAGAATATTCCTTTCTGA
- a CDS encoding thioredoxin family protein has translation MRIIYLLMVALIGFAACTNSAEQANNNDTKAPETEAKTAENTSETRTVSNAPDAIQQLELGDKLPMDDVAMMDISGGKIAPKEAAMENGLLITFSCNTCPYVVAWADRYVAAANHALSKKVGVYTVNSNEAQRKDDDSYDAMKTYADENGYKFSYVVDENAAFANACGATKTPDVFLFNNKMELVYKGAIDDSPKDASTVEVPYLKNAVDNMIEGKPIDPGTTKSIGCSIKRIKA, from the coding sequence ATGCGAATTATTTATTTATTGATGGTGGCACTCATTGGTTTTGCTGCCTGTACCAACTCGGCTGAACAAGCGAATAACAACGATACGAAAGCTCCTGAAACAGAAGCTAAAACTGCAGAAAATACGTCTGAAACACGAACAGTAAGCAATGCTCCAGATGCAATTCAACAATTGGAATTGGGTGATAAATTGCCGATGGATGATGTGGCTATGATGGATATTTCGGGTGGAAAGATTGCTCCAAAAGAGGCTGCAATGGAAAATGGTTTGCTGATAACATTCTCCTGCAATACTTGCCCTTATGTAGTGGCTTGGGCAGATAGATATGTGGCGGCTGCCAACCATGCTTTGAGCAAAAAAGTGGGCGTTTATACGGTGAATTCCAATGAAGCCCAACGAAAAGACGATGACTCTTATGATGCGATGAAAACCTATGCAGACGAGAATGGCTACAAGTTTTCGTATGTAGTGGATGAAAATGCTGCTTTTGCGAATGCTTGTGGTGCAACCAAAACGCCCGATGTATTTTTGTTCAATAACAAAATGGAATTGGTCTATAAAGGTGCCATTGACGACAGCCCGAAAGATGCTTCAACAGTGGAAGTGCCTTACCTCAAAAATGCAGTGGACAACATGATTGAAGGTAAACCAATCGATCCAGGTACGACCAAATCTATTGGTTGTAGCATCAAACGAATCAAGGCTTAA
- a CDS encoding T9SS type A sorting domain-containing protein, producing MKKAILLLSICYLVLCSNLKISAQCTYENLSHQPAAFPNPFDGRAFLLSQQFVLFAQGKSFKAADDFEVPEGMTWMIDAASVEGVFSILNFQGNCEKSVVEAVVAEVYADKDGLPGELLWREEVPSIINTNSPNFELIFDNPPIVETGRYWLSVFPIMRNECGNWFWVQSSPGKPRMNSAAYLDNIYEQCKNVWVDGTDNCIINEHFTTPSDLAFSLKTCVRVTAEVLSIVAPQTEGNATDNTVVGFQFVGGQAPYTYQWDTDGTVFWNEIAPGIFRVVYLGSSYWKVTATDSKGQIGIFTNDPQPNVNGNEGGLLDVYDIQITPESGVAQNDGTATFCIEGGARPYLIQASNGEIVTEVDDSGCFTLSNLAGGSYDIEVSDSSNPGFFTTANAYINRLGGRSRARAGRNKAVAEDMTNVVVFPNPFTYSTNIEFLSTADTFAEVLVYDVNGQEITSLFDKQANAGEAYRLHFNGSTLQSGIYFVQLRTDSEVITKKMLMY from the coding sequence ATGAAAAAAGCCATACTTTTACTAAGTATCTGCTACTTAGTTTTGTGTAGTAACTTGAAAATATCCGCCCAGTGTACCTATGAAAACCTTTCCCATCAACCTGCTGCATTTCCCAATCCTTTTGACGGAAGGGCATTCCTGCTTTCCCAACAATTTGTGTTGTTTGCTCAGGGAAAATCCTTCAAAGCTGCCGATGATTTTGAAGTACCTGAAGGCATGACGTGGATGATTGATGCTGCAAGTGTAGAGGGTGTTTTTTCAATTCTCAATTTTCAAGGCAATTGTGAAAAATCCGTAGTAGAAGCGGTAGTTGCGGAGGTTTATGCCGATAAAGATGGCTTACCTGGTGAATTGCTTTGGCGAGAAGAAGTTCCGAGTATTATCAACACCAACAGTCCCAATTTTGAACTGATATTTGACAATCCACCAATTGTAGAAACGGGTAGATATTGGTTGTCTGTTTTCCCGATTATGCGAAATGAATGTGGCAACTGGTTTTGGGTGCAATCTTCACCAGGAAAACCTCGAATGAATTCAGCAGCCTACTTAGATAATATCTATGAGCAATGTAAAAATGTATGGGTAGATGGTACGGATAACTGTATTATAAATGAACACTTTACTACTCCTTCGGACTTGGCCTTTTCACTCAAAACTTGTGTACGAGTAACGGCAGAAGTGTTGTCTATTGTTGCTCCCCAAACCGAAGGCAATGCAACCGATAATACGGTTGTCGGGTTTCAGTTTGTTGGCGGACAAGCACCTTACACCTACCAATGGGACACCGATGGAACGGTATTTTGGAATGAAATAGCTCCAGGAATATTCAGGGTTGTTTATTTGGGCAGCAGCTACTGGAAAGTGACAGCTACTGATTCAAAAGGGCAAATTGGTATTTTCACCAATGACCCTCAGCCAAATGTAAATGGTAATGAAGGTGGATTGTTGGATGTTTATGACATTCAAATCACTCCAGAAAGCGGAGTTGCACAAAACGACGGTACTGCAACGTTTTGCATTGAAGGAGGCGCAAGACCCTATCTTATCCAAGCTTCTAATGGCGAAATCGTTACAGAAGTCGATGATTCTGGTTGCTTTACCTTGTCCAACTTAGCAGGTGGCAGTTATGATATTGAAGTAAGCGATAGCAGCAATCCTGGTTTTTTCACCACTGCCAATGCCTACATCAACCGTTTGGGAGGTAGAAGCAGAGCACGTGCAGGTAGAAACAAAGCTGTGGCAGAGGACATGACCAATGTTGTAGTTTTCCCCAATCCTTTCACCTACTCGACCAATATTGAGTTTTTAAGCACTGCGGATACTTTTGCAGAAGTGTTGGTGTATGATGTAAATGGACAAGAAATCACCAGTTTGTTTGACAAACAAGCCAATGCGGGAGAAGCTTACCGCCTTCACTTCAATGGCAGCACCCTCCAATCGGGCATTTATTTTGTGCAATTGAGAACGGATAGTGAAGTAATTACTAAGAAGATGTTGATGTATTGA
- a CDS encoding AAA-like domain-containing protein → MKKKFNVTGICYPEQHYMMDNNNKLSEVMELIEFGEYFTINRPRQYGKTTTLHFLMERLNSSDTYFPIALNFQGIDRSWHESDYTFAQMFANQLFDFFEIPHLGIADFIKEQKEAIHNLDDLSKVITHLVNQFDKKLVLLIDEVDASSNYDAFLSFLGMLRTKYLARKNPRHYTFHSIILAGAHDIKSLKYKLRNSKDAQYNSPWNIATDFNVDMSFNPKEIAPMLEQYSEAEGVIMDIAAIAERLHYHTAGYPFLVSRLCKIVAEEILPKREVKTLWTLDDIEEAVQILLLENNTNFDSLIKNLENHQDLYDLTFRILIDGDKVAYNPDNSVIKMGILYGVFKRNGHVKIHNRIYEQRIYNYMASNMEVGLKKAAQYNFENQFYLPDNGLDVEKILLKFQEFMKMEYSDKDQDFLEREWRLIFLAFIRPIVNGSGYTFKEPQISQEKRLDVVITFFQRQYIAELKRWNGLNCMKKE, encoded by the coding sequence ATGAAGAAAAAATTCAATGTGACAGGAATCTGCTATCCTGAACAGCATTACATGATGGATAACAACAATAAGTTATCAGAGGTGATGGAATTGATAGAATTTGGAGAATACTTCACCATCAATCGCCCACGCCAATATGGAAAGACGACTACGCTACATTTTTTGATGGAACGGTTAAACAGTTCCGATACCTATTTCCCGATTGCACTGAACTTTCAAGGCATTGATAGAAGTTGGCATGAATCTGATTATACTTTCGCACAAATGTTTGCCAATCAATTGTTTGACTTTTTTGAAATCCCTCACCTAGGCATTGCCGATTTTATCAAAGAACAAAAAGAAGCGATTCACAATTTGGATGATTTGTCAAAAGTCATCACCCATTTAGTCAATCAATTTGATAAAAAACTGGTCTTGTTGATAGATGAAGTAGATGCAAGCAGCAACTACGATGCTTTTTTGAGTTTTTTAGGAATGTTGCGAACCAAATACCTCGCTCGCAAAAACCCTCGACATTATACTTTCCATAGCATCATTCTGGCAGGAGCGCACGACATTAAATCATTGAAGTACAAACTACGCAATAGTAAAGATGCTCAATACAATTCTCCGTGGAATATTGCTACGGATTTTAATGTGGACATGAGCTTCAATCCCAAAGAAATAGCTCCGATGCTCGAACAGTATTCGGAAGCAGAGGGCGTAATTATGGATATTGCTGCGATTGCCGAACGCTTGCATTATCACACAGCAGGTTATCCCTTTTTGGTGAGTCGTTTGTGCAAGATAGTGGCGGAAGAAATACTGCCCAAAAGAGAGGTGAAAACGCTGTGGACATTGGATGATATTGAAGAAGCCGTTCAGATATTGTTATTGGAGAACAACACCAATTTTGACAGCTTGATTAAGAACTTGGAGAACCATCAGGATTTATACGATTTGACCTTTCGGATTTTGATTGATGGAGACAAAGTGGCGTACAATCCCGACAATTCGGTCATCAAAATGGGTATATTGTATGGCGTTTTTAAGCGAAATGGTCATGTGAAGATTCACAACCGCATTTACGAGCAACGCATTTACAACTACATGGCCTCCAATATGGAAGTGGGATTAAAGAAAGCCGCCCAATACAATTTTGAGAACCAATTTTACCTGCCCGACAATGGTTTGGATGTTGAAAAAATCCTGTTGAAGTTTCAGGAGTTTATGAAAATGGAATACAGCGACAAAGACCAAGATTTTTTGGAGCGAGAATGGCGGTTGATATTTTTGGCATTTATCCGTCCGATTGTGAATGGCAGTGGCTACACCTTCAAAGAACCCCAAATCTCACAAGAGAAACGCTTGGATGTGGTCATTACCTTTTTCCAACGCCAATACATTGCAGAATTGAAGCGGTGGAATGGACTCAACTGCATGAAGAAGGAGTAA
- a CDS encoding DNA polymerase III subunit gamma/tau — protein sequence MAFVVSARKYRPQKFKEVVGQSSVTTTLKNALKNDKLAQSFLFCGPRGVGKTTCARILAKVINCKNVTEDTEPCGTCASCTSFNESASFNIFELDAASNNSVDDIRNLIEQVRFAPQAGKYKVYIIDEVHMLSQAAFNAFLKTLEEPPPYAIFILATTEKHKILPTILSRCQIFDFSRIKVSDTVEHLQSICEDKGIEAEQDALHIIAQKADGALRDALSIFDRVASFAEGKIEYQKILHTLNVLDYDYYFQITDALLSQDHSTALVLYNEILQKGFDGDIFISGLASHFRDVLVCKDPQTVQLLEVTDNLKNRYAQQANITSGSFLLTALNIANQCEINYKAAKNKRLQVELCLMKMCYLMAAIDLSKEAKTVTHLSAAPRTQARIQNTTLGEIKVQTQIQPQNSNLSTNSNSPPSNVAANTTTVSPTTPPKVEEPQTAYQTVPSMPKTEEPTADKLSMSEKLAALKSKKGTSITGSLAGLKKQKKQEAIEEERRKKEEEEKIAKARASAPKLELSTKTIQNIWLSFAEQLDTESSKGLFRGIQPELKGQEILVTVAGITQQGIVEAQNYNFLNFLKQRLGETDLTINIEVDKSKVEEQTSNKLYSPIDRFKKMVEENPALKEMQERLNLDIQY from the coding sequence ATGGCTTTTGTAGTATCAGCACGAAAATACCGCCCTCAAAAATTCAAAGAAGTAGTCGGACAATCCTCCGTCACTACAACCTTGAAGAACGCCCTCAAAAACGACAAGTTGGCGCAATCCTTCTTGTTTTGTGGCCCAAGAGGGGTCGGCAAAACGACTTGTGCAAGGATTTTGGCAAAGGTCATCAACTGCAAAAACGTCACTGAAGACACAGAGCCGTGCGGCACTTGTGCATCCTGTACTTCCTTCAATGAATCTGCTTCCTTCAATATATTTGAGTTGGATGCGGCCTCCAACAATTCGGTGGACGACATTCGTAACCTCATTGAACAAGTGCGTTTTGCGCCACAAGCAGGCAAATACAAAGTCTATATCATTGACGAGGTACACATGCTTTCACAAGCTGCCTTCAATGCGTTTTTGAAGACCTTGGAAGAACCGCCACCCTATGCGATTTTCATTTTGGCGACCACCGAAAAACACAAAATTTTGCCAACGATTTTGTCCCGCTGTCAAATTTTCGATTTTTCACGCATCAAGGTCAGTGATACGGTTGAGCATCTTCAATCTATTTGTGAAGACAAAGGCATTGAAGCAGAACAAGATGCACTCCATATTATTGCCCAAAAAGCGGACGGAGCTTTGCGGGATGCACTTTCGATTTTTGACCGAGTAGCGAGTTTTGCAGAAGGCAAAATCGAATACCAAAAAATCCTACATACACTCAACGTACTCGACTATGATTATTACTTTCAAATAACCGATGCACTATTATCACAAGACCATTCAACTGCATTGGTATTGTACAACGAAATACTGCAAAAAGGCTTCGATGGAGATATTTTTATCAGTGGATTGGCGAGTCATTTTCGAGATGTACTGGTCTGCAAAGACCCTCAAACGGTGCAGCTATTGGAGGTGACAGACAATCTCAAAAATCGCTATGCCCAACAAGCCAATATTACCTCTGGTTCGTTTTTATTGACGGCCTTAAACATTGCCAATCAATGTGAAATCAATTACAAGGCTGCCAAAAACAAGCGATTGCAAGTAGAATTGTGCTTGATGAAAATGTGCTACCTCATGGCTGCAATTGATTTGTCGAAAGAAGCCAAAACAGTAACACATCTTTCGGCTGCGCCAAGAACGCAAGCACGAATTCAAAATACAACTTTGGGAGAAATCAAAGTTCAAACGCAAATCCAACCTCAAAACTCAAATTTAAGCACAAATTCAAATTCGCCCCCTTCAAATGTAGCTGCAAATACAACAACGGTTTCGCCTACAACTCCTCCGAAAGTAGAAGAACCTCAGACTGCCTATCAAACAGTTCCTTCAATGCCAAAGACTGAAGAGCCAACTGCTGATAAATTGAGCATGAGTGAAAAACTGGCTGCTCTAAAATCGAAAAAAGGTACTTCTATTACAGGTTCATTGGCAGGCTTAAAAAAACAAAAGAAGCAAGAAGCTATTGAAGAGGAAAGACGCAAAAAGGAAGAAGAGGAAAAAATAGCCAAAGCAAGAGCCTCTGCCCCAAAATTAGAACTTTCCACCAAAACCATCCAAAATATTTGGTTGTCTTTTGCCGAACAGTTAGATACCGAAAGTAGTAAGGGGCTTTTCAGAGGCATACAACCCGAACTGAAGGGGCAAGAAATACTCGTTACCGTTGCAGGCATTACCCAACAGGGAATTGTTGAAGCACAAAACTACAACTTCTTGAATTTCTTAAAACAACGATTGGGTGAAACAGACTTGACCATTAACATTGAAGTGGACAAAAGCAAGGTAGAAGAACAAACTTCTAATAAATTGTATTCTCCTATTGACCGCTTCAAAAAAATGGTAGAAGAAAATCCTGCTTTGAAGGAAATGCAAGAACGTTTGAATTTGGATATTCAATATTAA
- a CDS encoding AraC family transcriptional regulator encodes MTLHIKNMVCPRCIRVVREELLQLGLEVGTVSLGEAEVKAPKGQMLDVHLIGNTLQENGFELVKDRNTQLVEDVKRTIIDIVHHAKQFNLSVKNSDYIAEKVGLSYSSLSRLFSKQEGLTIEKYIILQKIEKVKELLEYEELTLSQIADKLGYSSVQHLSNQFRKEVGMSVSAYKESPESLRKSISDV; translated from the coding sequence ATGACTTTACACATCAAAAACATGGTTTGCCCTCGCTGCATTCGAGTAGTGCGAGAGGAATTGCTTCAATTGGGATTGGAGGTGGGAACAGTCAGTCTGGGTGAGGCTGAAGTGAAAGCTCCGAAGGGACAAATGTTGGATGTGCATTTGATTGGTAATACATTGCAGGAGAATGGGTTTGAGTTGGTGAAGGATAGAAATACACAATTGGTGGAAGATGTCAAACGCACGATTATTGACATCGTTCACCACGCCAAACAATTCAATCTTTCTGTCAAAAACTCCGATTATATTGCCGAAAAAGTGGGCTTGTCTTACAGCAGCTTGAGTCGCTTGTTCTCGAAACAAGAAGGCCTCACCATCGAAAAATACATCATTCTCCAAAAAATCGAAAAGGTCAAGGAACTACTCGAATACGAAGAATTGACTTTGAGCCAAATTGCAGATAAATTGGGCTATAGCAGTGTTCAACACCTTTCTAATCAGTTTCGCAAAGAGGTAGGAATGTCGGTAAGTGCTTACAAGGAATCACCCGAATCTTTGCGGAAGTCTATTTCGGATGTGTAG